In the Magnolia sinica isolate HGM2019 chromosome 15, MsV1, whole genome shotgun sequence genome, one interval contains:
- the LOC131228101 gene encoding putative disease resistance protein RGA1, translating into MAELVVSGLLQVIIERLASPILEQCELLWGVRDEIENLRSKLSTIQAVLEDAEEQQVKSKALQNWLGKLKCVVYDADDILDDFTIEMEAEPKVEAKRKKVEIGDCFKKVGTFFSASNPLVSRSNMADKIKEIGRRLDAIAEERSKFHLKEVERVLEIQGREPSVHSPSVGFM; encoded by the coding sequence ATGGCAGAATTAGTTGTATCAGGCCTTCTTCAAGTGATTATCGAAAGACTAGCCTCCCCAATCCTAGAACAGTGTGAACTGTTGTGGGGTGTTCGCGATGAGATTGAAAATCTAAGAAGTAAGTTATCAACGATACAAGCCGTGCTTGAAGATGCAGAGGAGCAGCAGGTAAAGAGCAAGGCGCTGCAGAATTGGCTGGGAAAGCTGAAATGTGTGGTTTATGATGCAGATGATATATTGGATGATTTCACAATAGAAATGGAAGCAGAACCAAAAGTGGAAGCTAAACGCAAAAAAGTGGAGATTGGGGATTGCTTTAAGAAGGTAGGCACGTTCTTTTCGGCATCCAACCCGCTGGTGTCCCGTTCAAATATGGCAGATAAGATAAAGGAGATAGGGCGGAGATTAGATGCGATTGCTGAAGAGAGGTCTAAATTCCATTTGAAAGAGGTAGAACGGGTGTTGGAGATTCAAGGCCGAGAAccaagtgttcactccccaagtgtagggttcaTGTAA